The window CGCCGAGAAGCTCACCCTGTCGGAGTCCACCGTGAAGACCCACGTCTCCTCCCTGATGGCGAAGCTGGGCTGCTCCTCCCGCCTGCAGGTGGCGCTGACGGCCTTCGAACGAGGCCTGGCCACTCCCCCGCACCCGTGAGGGCACCGAAGGAGAAGGCCCGGCCCCCTTTGGGGGAACCGGGCCTGACCTGTGGTGATGTGGAGCCGCCTGCGAGAATCGAACTCGCGACCTATTCATTACGAGTGAATCGCTCTACCGACTGAGCTAAGGCGGCATGCCCTCCACCGGCACGGACCTGGTCGGTCCCCCGACAGGCAGGACCTGACGGGGCACAGGGCGGACCGGGCCACTCTATGGGACCCGTCGCGGACCGCGCAAAGCCGATGGACGTGCGCTTGGTCGCATCCGCGCCCGGGCCCCGCCTGCCCGACTCAGCCGCCGGAGGAGCAGGTCAGGCCGTCCTGCGGGGTGGTGCCCTCGAGCAGGTAGGCGTCCACCGCCTCCTCGATGCATCCGCCGGAGCGGCCGTAGGCGGTGTGGCCGTTGCCCTCGAAGGTCAGCAGCACGGCATCGTCCAGCTGCTCGGCCAGGCTCTGCGACCACCGGTAGGGCGTGGCGGGGTCGCCGGTGGTGCCGATGACCACGATGGGCCCCGCGCCCTCGGCGGAGATCGGGGCGGGCTCACGCAGGGGAGGCACCGGCCATTGGGCGCACATGGTGGCTCCGTAGCCCATGGACGGACCGAAGGTGGGGTACTCGGCGGCCAGGCGCTCGGCCTCCTTCGCCTGCCAGTCCTGGTCGGCGATACCGGGATGGTCCAGGCAGTTGATGGCGTTGATGGCGAACATGCCGTTGCCCTTGTAGCTGCCGTCGGGCTGGCGCTCGGAGGAGAGGTCGGCGATCTGCAGCAGGGCGCTGCCGTCTCCCTGCATCCCCTGGGCGAGGGCATCGCGCCCGACCTGCCAGAGCCCGTCCTCGTACATCAGCAGCAGCACGGCCGACTGGGCCAGCGAGACGGTGAGCGGGCGCTGCGGATCGGAGGTCTCCAACGGCTGCGCCTCGATGCTGTCGAAGAAGTTCTGCAGCTGCTGCTTGGCCTCGGCCGGCTCCCCCTTGAAGGGGCAGGAGTCGCCCTGGGCCAGGCAGTCCTCGAGGAAGGCGTCGGTGGCCAGTTCGAAGCCCTCCGCCTGCCCGGCGCTGATCTCGTCGAGCGTGGAGGAGGGGTCCAGGGCGGCGTCGAGCACGAACTTGCCCACCCGCTCGGGGTAGAGGTCGGCGTAGGTGGCTCCGAGGTAGGTGCCGTAGGAGTAGCCGAAGTAGTCGAGCTGCTCGGAGTCCACCGCTGCGCGCAGCACGTCCATGTCGCGGGCGGCGGAGTAGGTGTCGAGGTAGGGCAGCAGCTCACCGGAGTCCTGCTGGCAGCCCTCGGCGATGCGCTTCATCCACGCGAGTCCCTCCTCCAGGGGGTCCTCCGTGCCCATGTCCCCGGTGCCGGCCAGGTACTCGTCGGTCTCCTCGTCGCTGAGGCACTGGATGCCGGCCGAGCGGGCCACACCGCGGGGGTCGAAGCCGATGATGTCGTAGGCGTCCACCACCGGGCGGGAGAAGAGGAACGGGGCGGAGGCGGTGAAGTCCACGCCGGAGCCGCCCGGGCCGCCGGGGTTCAGGATCAGGGATCCGGTGCGGTTGCCGGAGGCGGCGTGCCGTGCGACGGCCAGGTCGATGTCCCCGGCCCCGGGGTCGTTCCACACCATGGGCACGGTGAGGGTGCCGCATTCCAGCTCGCTGCCGCCCTCCACGTCATCGCAGGGGCCCCAGGTGATGTCCTGCTCGTAGTAGGCGGCGTAGGCCGGGTCCTCGGCGGGGTCGGTGGGCAGGTCCTTCGCGGCGGAGGTGCCCAGCGTGGCGAGCTCCTGGCCGTCCCCGGAGGTCCCGTCGGTCGTGCCGTCGCCGCTTCCCGCGCCCCCGTTGTCGCTCTGCCCTGTCGACGGGGTCTCCCCGGGTCCCTGACCCTCCTGGGGTACGCAGCCCGCGACGACGAGCACAGCAGCCGCGGCCACGGCCGACAGGCGGGCCAGCGGGCGGCGGGTCGGCGGGCGATGGGCCGGCGACCGGCGGGGGGTGGATCCGAGGCGCATCGGTTCTCCTGTTCGGGCGGTCCGGAGCCCCCTGCCCACAGCAGGGAGCTCCGGTCATACTAGGTGCCCAGGCGCTGCTGGCGCCGTGCGGGCCGGCCGGTCATCCGATCTCGCGGCGGCTCCACCTCCAGGCCCCGAGGGCCAGTGGCAGCACCACCAGGATCAGCAGCGGAAGCACGTCGAAGGCCTCTGCCTGGCCGTCACCGAAGGCCACCGCTGCGGCCTGCAGGTCCACTGACCGCAGCACCCCGTCGAGGGTCTCCGATCCGGCCAGCATCGCGATCTGCCGGGAGGTGGAGACCACGAACGGGATGCCGATGGCGGCCAGCAGCCCCATCACGGTGGACTGGGTGAGCACACCCATCGCCACCGAGAAGGCGAGGGTGGCCAGCAGCGCAGTGACCTGCGTGGTCAGCACGCGATCCATGGAGGCGAAGTCGCTGCCGTCGCCGATGCTGCCGCCGATCCAGGTGGTGGCCATGGACAGCAGGACCGATCCAGCGATGATCGCGCCCACCACCATCAGGGTGGACAGCAGCTTGGAGGTCAGGACGCGAAGCCTGCCGGGTCGCTGCAGCAGGGTCACCTGGATGGAGCGGTCGCTCCACTCCCCCGCGGTCATCATCACGGCGATCACCGGGATGATCAGGCTCAACGGCAGGGACACGGCGATCACGGTGAGCTCCACGTCCACGGCCTCGTCGGGGAGCAGTCCGCCCTGCAGTAGGCCGCCGGCCACGGCGATCGCGGCCACGGCCAGGGCGGAGATCAGCACCACCGCCAGGCCGGCACGGGTGTCGAAGTAGCTGCGGATGTCGATGTCGGGTCTCATGACGGCCTCCTCAGGCGATCGTGGCCGGGATGCGGTCGGCCGGTGCGGGGTGGGACGGGGAGTCGGGGCCGGGCAGGCCTGGGGCCCGCCGCCCGGGAAGGGTGGCATCGGGCTGCGCCTCGGCAGCACCGGTGAGGGAGAAGAAGACCTCCTCGAGGCCGCCGGACTCGGCCACCCCCAGGGAGGTCAGCACGATCTGCTCGCGCAGGGCCAGGCGCCCCATGTCGGCCGGTGCCAGTTCCGCGTCGACCAGACCGTCGAGCCGCGCGACGTGGGGCACCTCCTCGCGCTGGAGCGCTGCGAGCAGTGCCTGGGGCTGCTCGGCACCCACGCGGGTGCCGCGGGTGGTGGTGAGCTCCTCGAGGGTGCCCTCGCGCACCAGGCGGCCCTGGTTGATCACCACCAGGCGGTCCACGGTGGCCTGCACCTCTCGCAGCTGGTGGCTGGACAGCAGCACGGTGCCGCCGGAGTCGGCGAAGGAGCGCAGCAGGCGGCGCATCCAGCGGATCCCCTCGGGGTCCAGGCCGTTGGCGGGTTCGTCCAGCACGAGCACCTTGGGTTCGCCGATGAGGGCTACCCCGATGCCGAGCCGCTGCCGCATGCCGTAGGAGTAGCCGCCGACCCGCTTGCGGGCGGCGTCGGCCAGGCCCACGCGCTCCAGGATCTCCTCGGCGCGACCGGCGGGCATCCGCAGGGTGCGCTCGGCCAGCCGCAGGGTCTCCAGGCCGGTGCGGCCGCGGCCGAGGGCTGTCGCATCGAGCATCACGCCCATGGTGCGGGCGGGATTCTCGAGGTCGACGAAGCGCCGACCGCCGACCAGGGCCTCGCCGGCATCGGCCTGGGCGAGCGAGGTGAGGATGCGCAGGGTGGTGGACTTGCCGGCCCCGTTCGGACCGAGGAAGCCGGTCACGGTGCCGGGCTCGCAGGTGAAGGTGAGGTCGTCGACGACGGTGCGGGTGCCGTATCGCTTGGTCACCCCTCGCACCTCGATCGCCATCCCCTCGGGATGAGTACGTCCCGGTATGGCGGGAGGTGCCGCGCGATGGGTCGGCGTCGAGTGCGAGATGGGCTGCTGGGTGGGGGTCGGCTGCTGGCTCATGGTGGACCGTCCTGCCTGGTGGATGTGGTTTCTCGATGTGGTTCGGGAGATGCCTCCACCTTCCTCCAGCGGGCTGCACCGCCGGAACCGTCGGCGGGATCGAGGCGCAGCGACGTTGGTCGCCGTGGTGCGCAGCGCAGCCTTCGACCATCGATGCGGGCCCAGCGTCGAAGGTCGACCCTGGGGAGGGCTCATGCGGGGCTACAGTGACGGCGTGGATGACCTGGGACAGCCGGTGCGGCGCAGATGGCAGGAAGCTCTGATCCTCCTGGCCGTCGCCGCCGATTCCGCCTTCCTGGGGCTCATCGCAGACGGGGACCCCTGGGTGATCGCCCAGACGGTGGCCACAGCGCTGCTGGGTGCCGCTCTGCTGGCGCGGCACCGGCACTGGCGGTGGCTGCTGCCGCTGCTGCTCGTGCTCGGAGCGCTGACCGGCTCGATCGTGGTCCCGATCGTCTCCCTGTATTGCTTCGCCACCCGCAGCACCCACCGTCTCGTCACCGTCCTGGTGGGCCTGCTGGGGGTGGTGGCGCTCGCCCTGCCGTCGCTGGACAGCCTGCTGCCGGAGCGGATCACGCAGGCGATCCTGCTGATCTTCTTCGTGGTGGCGGCCACGGTGGCCGTGGGCATGTACACCCAGGCGCGCCGTCAGCTGCTGGCACAGTTCCAGCGCCGAGCCATGGACGCCGAGCAGGGGCAGACCGAGGCCGAGGACCGTGCCCGTCGGGCAGAGCGCACGCGCATCGCCCGCGAGATGCACGACATCGTGGCCCACAAGATCTCCCTGGTGGCCCTGCAGGCGGGCGCGCTGGAGGTGAACCCGAACCTGGACCGGGCGCAGGTGGTGGAGTCGGTGGGGCTGATCAGACAGACGGCCACCACCGCCCTGTCGGAACTGCGGGAGGTGCTCGGCGTGCTGCGCAGCGAGGACGAGGGCGCACCGCTGGCCCCCCAGCCCACCTGGGGGGACGTGCGCGACCTGGTGATCACGTCCCAGTCGGCGGGGATCGCGGTGGAACTGTTCGACTTCATCGACGACCCCGTGCCGGACACGATGGCGCGCACTGCCTACCGGGTGGTGCAGGAGGGCCTGACCAACATCCACAAGCACGCCCGGCACACCAAGGCCCGGGTGGCGCTGATCGGCGAGCCGGGGACCGACCTGGTGATCGAGGTCAGTAATGTTCTTCCCGTGGGGTTCACCACGGATCTCCCGGGGGCGAGGATGGGACTGTCGGGAATCGAGACCCGCGTCCTGCACGCCGGGGGGTCGATCACGTCGGGCCCCACCGACGACGGACGTTTCGAAGTGAAAGCGG is drawn from Brachybacterium muris and contains these coding sequences:
- a CDS encoding alpha/beta hydrolase, whose translation is MRLGSTPRRSPAHRPPTRRPLARLSAVAAAAVLVVAGCVPQEGQGPGETPSTGQSDNGGAGSGDGTTDGTSGDGQELATLGTSAAKDLPTDPAEDPAYAAYYEQDITWGPCDDVEGGSELECGTLTVPMVWNDPGAGDIDLAVARHAASGNRTGSLILNPGGPGGSGVDFTASAPFLFSRPVVDAYDIIGFDPRGVARSAGIQCLSDEETDEYLAGTGDMGTEDPLEEGLAWMKRIAEGCQQDSGELLPYLDTYSAARDMDVLRAAVDSEQLDYFGYSYGTYLGATYADLYPERVGKFVLDAALDPSSTLDEISAGQAEGFELATDAFLEDCLAQGDSCPFKGEPAEAKQQLQNFFDSIEAQPLETSDPQRPLTVSLAQSAVLLLMYEDGLWQVGRDALAQGMQGDGSALLQIADLSSERQPDGSYKGNGMFAINAINCLDHPGIADQDWQAKEAERLAAEYPTFGPSMGYGATMCAQWPVPPLREPAPISAEGAGPIVVIGTTGDPATPYRWSQSLAEQLDDAVLLTFEGNGHTAYGRSGGCIEEAVDAYLLEGTTPQDGLTCSSGG
- a CDS encoding ABC transporter permease → MRPDIDIRSYFDTRAGLAVVLISALAVAAIAVAGGLLQGGLLPDEAVDVELTVIAVSLPLSLIIPVIAVMMTAGEWSDRSIQVTLLQRPGRLRVLTSKLLSTLMVVGAIIAGSVLLSMATTWIGGSIGDGSDFASMDRVLTTQVTALLATLAFSVAMGVLTQSTVMGLLAAIGIPFVVSTSRQIAMLAGSETLDGVLRSVDLQAAAVAFGDGQAEAFDVLPLLILVVLPLALGAWRWSRREIG
- a CDS encoding ATP-binding cassette domain-containing protein: MAIEVRGVTKRYGTRTVVDDLTFTCEPGTVTGFLGPNGAGKSTTLRILTSLAQADAGEALVGGRRFVDLENPARTMGVMLDATALGRGRTGLETLRLAERTLRMPAGRAEEILERVGLADAARKRVGGYSYGMRQRLGIGVALIGEPKVLVLDEPANGLDPEGIRWMRRLLRSFADSGGTVLLSSHQLREVQATVDRLVVINQGRLVREGTLEELTTTRGTRVGAEQPQALLAALQREEVPHVARLDGLVDAELAPADMGRLALREQIVLTSLGVAESGGLEEVFFSLTGAAEAQPDATLPGRRAPGLPGPDSPSHPAPADRIPATIA
- a CDS encoding sensor histidine kinase translates to MDDLGQPVRRRWQEALILLAVAADSAFLGLIADGDPWVIAQTVATALLGAALLARHRHWRWLLPLLLVLGALTGSIVVPIVSLYCFATRSTHRLVTVLVGLLGVVALALPSLDSLLPERITQAILLIFFVVAATVAVGMYTQARRQLLAQFQRRAMDAEQGQTEAEDRARRAERTRIAREMHDIVAHKISLVALQAGALEVNPNLDRAQVVESVGLIRQTATTALSELREVLGVLRSEDEGAPLAPQPTWGDVRDLVITSQSAGIAVELFDFIDDPVPDTMARTAYRVVQEGLTNIHKHARHTKARVALIGEPGTDLVIEVSNVLPVGFTTDLPGARMGLSGIETRVLHAGGSITSGPTDDGRFEVKAVIPWPTTA